A single Oryctolagus cuniculus chromosome 16, mOryCun1.1, whole genome shotgun sequence DNA region contains:
- the DOT1L gene encoding histone-lysine N-methyltransferase, H3 lysine-79 specific isoform X5 codes for MENYVLIDYDTKSFESMQRLCDKYNRAIDSIHQLWKGTTQPMKLNTRPSTGLLRHILQQVYNHSVSDPEKLNNYEPFSPEVYGETSFDLVAQMIDEIKMTEDDLFVDLGSGVGQVVLQVAAATNCKHHYGVEKADIPAKYAETMDREFRKWMKWYGKKHAEYTLERGDFLSEEWRERIANTSVIFVNNFAFGPEVDHQLKERFANMKEGGRIVSSKPFAPLNFRINSRNLSDIGTIMRVVELSPLKGSVSWTGKPVSYYLHTIDRTILENYFSSLKNPKLREEQEAARRRQQRESKSNATTPTKAPEGKAAGPAEAPADSGAEDEKAGAAPVKKASPSKARKKKLSRKGRKMAGRRRGRPKKMSAVDAERKPRKSRAALDALQAPAAPATAPPSPQEAYRPPHSPFYQLPPGAQRLPPSPLLAAPTPPALQKLLESFKLQYLQFLAYTKTPQYKAGLQQLLLQEKEKKAQLVGTARQLLSHCQAQKEEIRRLFQQKLDELGVKALTYDDLIQAQKEISAHNQQLREQSEQLERDTWQLRSQSLQLLRARCEELKLDWATLSLEKLLKEKQALRSQISEKQRRCLELQISIVELEKSQRQQELLQLKSCVPPDDAVPLPLPLRGKGTLGREPEADPGRLHLDLDCAKLSLPHLSSMSPELSMNGHAAGYELCGALSRPPSKQNTPQYLASPLDQEVVPCTPSHSGRPRLDKLSALALPECARLSPASALLRRHPAQDPSGPARPAACEPPSRAEHARENGVAYPSPSLPGSAKLSPQDPRPPPSPGAVPLVGEKSSEKGVRERAYGSGGDTITSLPISIPLSTVQPNKLPVSIPLASVVLPSRAEKRSSPSPVPQPRDSASTLDKQIGANAHGAGSRGLALASTGFYAGSVAITGALGGSPAPLVPGVELAAFDEPCGSGGLFAAAGSRSATPQHPPLLAQPRTSGPASPAHQLAASPRLAGAAQGLLPDTGKGDPPCDAGFSEPESEAKRRAVFGVAAGPGSAKQSPSNKHSPLTCGPRGDSGQGHGQDSRKRGRRKRVSAGAGPASLGTGTSPKRRALPSVVGLFTASSGSPLNLSSMVSNINQPLEITAISSPENSLKSSPVPYADHDQPPVLKKERPLGAPNGAHYSPLTSDEEPGSEDEPGSARIERKIATISLESKSPPKNLENGGGLAGRKPTPASEPVSSGKWKSTFSPISDVSLTKSADSPLQASSALGQAALFAFRPALDDPVAADAKLAAHPRKSFAGSLSGADGHSPGTNPANGFALGSGLASELGLHGFGDGASLPHKGPSEANPFLSKRPPEGLGGPGKEPGEPAGPADKAGPPHGSRASKARDREPDSKNGHNLFISAAAVPPGSLLGGPGLVSAAPSAGSTAPASQAHHPFLGTFGPGAQFTMGPMSLQANLSSVAGSSVLQSLFGSVPAAAGLVHVSSAAARLTNSHTMGSFSSGVAGGAVGGVFNHAAPPASAHPFGARAGSGAVCGSAALGLGPLQAAADTRPPPPPPPLPPPQHLGRPPAGPPAAPHAPPPPPPPPNVALPPPPALLAANPEPALMQSLAPGPANPALLAPASAASLPPANTCLSVKLGPLPHKVSRPSFTVHHPPLPRLALAQAAPRLPQAGAAAPPALWVSLGMPPPYAARLAGVKPRADLA; via the exons CTTTGAGAGCATGCAGAGGCTGTGTGACAAGTACAACCGCGCCATCGACAGCATCCACCAGCTG TGGAAGGGCACCACCCAGCCCATGAAGCTGAACACGCGGCCGTCCACCGGGCTGCTGCGGCACATCCTGCAGCAGGTGTACAACCACTCGGTGAGCGACCCCGAGAAGCTCAACAACTACGAGCCCTTCTCGCCCGAGGTGTACGGCGAGACCTCCTTCGACCTGGTGGCCCAGATGATCGACGAGATCAAGATGACGGAGGACGACCTCTTCGTGGACCTGGGCAGCG GCGTGGGCCAGGTCGTGCTCCAGGTCGCCGCGGCCACCAACTGCAAACATCACTATGGCGTCGAGAAAGCCGACATCCCAGCCAAGTACGCGGAG ACCATGGACCGAGAGTTCAGGAAGTGGATGAAATGGTATGGAAAAAAGCATGCAGAATACACA CTGGAAAGAGGAGACTTCCTCTCGGAAGAGTGGAGGGAGCGCATTGCCAACACGAG CGTCATCTTTGTGAACAACTTCGCCTTTGGTCCTGAGGTGGACCACCAGCTGAAGGAGCGGTTCGCGAACATGAAGGAAG GTGGCAGAATCGTGTCCTCGAAGCCCTTTGCGCCGCTGAACTTCAGGATCAACAGCAGGAACTTGAGCG ACATCGGCACGATCATGCGTGTGGTGGAGCTGTCGCCCCTGAAGGGCTCCGTGTCGTGGACGGGGAAGCCCGTGTCCTACTACCTGCACACGATCGACCGCACCATA CTTGAAAACTATTTTTCTAGTTTGAAAAACCCAAAACTCAGG gaggagcaggaggccgCCCGGCGCCGGCAGCAGCGGGAGAGCAAGAGCAACGCCACAACGCCCACCAAGGCCCCCGAGGGCAAGGCGGCCGGGCCTGCCGAGGCCCCCGCG GACTCGGGGGCCGAGGACGAGAAGGCGGGGGCGGCCCCCGTGAAGAAGGCCTCCCCCTCCAAGGCCCGGAAGAAGAAGCTGAGCAGGAAGGGCAGGAAGATGGCCGGCCGCAGGCGCGGGCGCCCCAAGAAGATGAGCGCCGTGGACGCGGAGCGCAAGCCCCGGAAGAGCCGCGCGGCGCTGGACGCCCTGCAGGCCCCGGCCGCGCCTGCCACCGCCCCCCCCTCGCCCCAGG AGGCGTACCGGCCCCCCCACAGCCCGTTCTACCAGCTACCTCCGGGCGCGCAGCGGCTGCCCCCCAGCCCGCTGCTCGCGGCACCCACCCCGCCCGCGCTGCAGAAGCTGCTAG agtcCTTCAAGCTGCAGTACCTGCAGTTCCTGGCCTACACCAAGACGCCGCAGTACAAGGccggcctgcagcagctgctgctccAGGAGAAG GAGAAGAAGGCGCAGCTCGTGGGCACGGCGCGGCAGCTCCTCAGCCACTGCCAGGCCCAGAAGGAGGAGATCCGCAGGCTGTTCCAGCAGAAGCTGGACGAG CTGGGGGTGAAGGCGCTGACCTACGACGACCTGATCCAGGCGCAGAAGGAGATCTCGGCGCACAACCAGCAGCTGCGGGAGCAGTCGGAGCAGCTGGAGCGCGACACCTGGCAGCTGCGGAGCCAGAGCCTGCAGCTG CTCAGGGCGCGCTGTGAGGAGCTGAAGCTGGACTGGGCCACGCTGTCGCTGGAGAAGCTGCTGAAGGAGAAGCAGGCGCTGCGCAGCCAGATCTCGGAGAAGCAGAGGCGctgcctggagctgcag ATCAGCATCGTGGAGCTGGAGAAGAGCCAGCGGCAGCAGGAGCTGCTGCAGCTCAAGTCCTGTGTGCCGCCCGACGACGccgtgcccctgcccctgcccctgcgtgggaAAGGCACGCTGGGCCGCGAGCCGGAAGCCGACCCCGGCCGGCTGCACCTGGACCTGGACTGCGCCAAGCTCTCCCTGCCTCACCTGAGCAGCATGAGCCCGGAGCTCTCCATGAACGGGCACGCGGCCGGCTACGAGCTGTGCGGCGCGCTGAGCCGGCCGCCGTCCAAGCAGAACACGCCCCAGTACCTGGCCTCGCCCCTGGACCAGGAGGTGGTGCCCTGCACGCCCAGCCACAGCGGCCGGCCGCGGCTGGACAAGCTCTCCGCCCTGGCCCTGCCCGAGTGCGCGAGGCTGTCCCCCGCCAGCGCACTGCTGCGAAGGCACCCGGCCCAGGACCCCTCGGGGCCTGCCAGGCCGGCCGCCTGCGAGCCGCCCTCACG AGCCGAGCACGCCAGGGAGAACGGCGTCGCCTACCCGAGCCCCAGCCTGCCCGGCAGCGCCAAGCTGAGCCCTCAGGACCCGCGGCCGCCGCCGTCCCCGGGGGCCGTGCCGCTTGTGGGGGAGAAGAGCAGTGAGAAG GGTGTGAGGGAGCGCGCCTACGGCAGCGGCGGAGACACCATCACCAGCCTGCCCATCAGCATCCCGCTCAGCACCGTGCAGCCCAACAAGCTCCCCGTCAGCATCCCCCTGGCCAGCGTGGTGCTGCCCAGCCGCGCCGAGAag aggagcagccccagccccgtgcCGCAGCCCCGAGACTCCGCGTCCACTCTCGACAAGCAGATCGGTGCTAACGCCCACGGCGCTGGGAGCAGAGGCCTCGCCCTGGCTTCCACAG GCTTCTACGCCGGCTCTGTGGCCATCACGGGGGCCCTGGGCGGGAGCCCGGCGCCGCTGGTCCCCGGAGTGGAGCTGGCCGCCTTTGACGAGCCCTGCGGCTCGGGCGGCCTCTTCGCGGCTGCGGGCTCCCGCAGCGCCACGCCGCAGCACCCGCCCCTGCTCGCCCAGCCCCGCACCTccggccccgcctccccggcCCACCAGCTCGCCGCCAGCCCCCGGCTCGCCGGGGCCGCCCAGGGCCTGCTCCCCGACACCGGCAAGGGAGACCCGCCCTGTGACGCCGGCTTCTCGGAGCCCGAGAGCGAGGCCAAGAGGAGAGCAGTGTTCGGCGTCGCGGCTGGGCCCGGCAGTGCCAAGCAGTCGCCCTCCAACAAGCACAGTCCTCTGACCTGCGGCCCCCGCGGGGACAGCGGGCAGGGCCACGGGCAGGACAGCCGCAAGCGCGGGCGCAGGAAGCGCGTGTCAGCCGGGGCCGGGCCGGCCAGCCTGGGCACAGGCACGTCTCCCAAGCGCCGGGCCCTGCCGTCCGTCGTGGGGCTCTTCACCGCGTCCTCAGGCTCCCCCCTCAACCTGAGCTCCATG GTCAGCAACATCAACCAGCCCCTGGAGATCACGGCCATCTCGTCCCCCGAGAACTCGCTCAAGAGCTCCCCGGTGCCCTACGCGGACCACGACCAGCCGCCCGTGCTGAAGAAGGAGCGGCCCCTGGGCGCCCCCAACGGCGCCCACTACTCCCCGCTCACCTCGGACGAGGAGCCGGGCTCCGAGGACGAGCCTGGCAGTGCTCG GATCGAGAGGAAGATCGCGACCATCTCCTTAGAGAGCAAGTCTCCCCCGAAGAACCTGGAGAACG GTGGCGGCCTGGCGGGGAGGAAGCCCACGCCCGCGAGCGAGCCGGTCAGCAGCGGCAAGTGGAAGTCCACCTTCTCGCCCATCTCCGACGTCAGCCTCACCAAGTCGGCCGACAGCCCGCTGCAGGCCAGCTCCGCCCTCGGCCAGGCCGCCCTGTTTGCGTTCCGACCGGCCCTGGACGACCCGGTGGCGGCCGATGCCAAACTGGCCGCGCACCCCAGGAAGAGCTTCGCCGGGTCCCTGTCGGGGGCCGACGGCCACAGCCCGGGCACCAACCCCGCCAACGGCTTCGCCCTGGGCTCGGGCCTGGCCTCGGAGCTCGGCCTGCACGGCTTCGGCGACGGCGCTTCCCTGCCCCACAAGGGCCCCTCGGAGGCCAACCCCTTCCTGAGCAAGAGGCCGCCGGAGGGCCTGGGCGGCCCGGGCAAGGAGCCGGGCGAGCCGGCGGGGCCCGCGGACAAGGCCGGCCCGCCGCACGGCAGCCGGGCCAGCAAGGCGCGCGACCGCGAGCCCGACAGCAAGAACGGCCACAACCTCTTCATCTCGGCGGCCGCCGTGCCCCCCGGGAGCCTGCTGGGCGGCCCCGGCCTCGTCTCGGCGGCGCCCTCCGCGGGCAGCACGGCTCCGGCCAGCCAGGCGCACCACCCGTTCCTGGGCACGTTCGGCCCGGGCGCGCAGTTCACCATGGGCCCCATGTCCCTGCAGGCCAACCTCAGCTCGGTGGCCGGCTCGTCCGTGCTGCAGTCCCTGTTTGGCTCCGTGCCGGCCGCCGCGGGCCTGGTGCACGTGTCTTCCGCCGCGGCCAGACTCACCAACTCGCACACTATGGGCAGCTTCTCCTCCGGGGTGGCAGGCGGAGCCGTTGGAG GTGTCTTTAACCACGCGGCGCCTCCCGCCTCTGCGCATCCGTTCGGAGCCCGTGCCGGCAGCGGGGCCGTGTGTGGCAGCGCCGCGCTGGGCCTGGGcccgctgcaggcggcggccgaCACTCGGCCGCCCCCTCCGCCTCccccgctgccccctccccagcacctgggccggcCCCCCGCGgggccgcccgccgccccgcacgccccgcctccgcctccgcctccgcctaaCGTGGCCTTGCCTCCTCCCCCCGCGCTGCTGGCCGCTAACCCCGAGCCCGCGCTAATGCAGAGCCTCGCGCCCGGCCCGGCTAACCCGGCGCTTCTCGCCCCCGCCTCCGCCGCCTCCCTGCCGCCCGCTAACACCTGTCTGTCTGTCAAGCTCGGCCCCCTCCCGCACAAGGTCTCCCGCCCCTCCTTCACGGTGCACCACCCGCCCCTGCCCCGGCTGGCCCTGGCGCAGGCCGCGCCCCGCCTCccgcaggccggcgccgcggccccgcccgcTCTGTGGGTTTCCCTTGGCATGCCGCCTCCTTATGCCGCGCGCCTCGCGGGGGTTAAGCCGCGTGCAGACCTTGCTTAG
- the DOT1L gene encoding histone-lysine N-methyltransferase, H3 lysine-79 specific isoform X3 yields the protein MGEKLELRLKSPVGAEPAVYPWPLPVYDKHHDAAHEIIETIRWVCEEIPDLKLAMENYVLIDYDTKSFESMQRLCDKYNRAIDSIHQLWKGTTQPMKLNTRPSTGLLRHILQQVYNHSVSDPEKLNNYEPFSPEVYGETSFDLVAQMIDEIKMTEDDLFVDLGSGVGQVVLQVAAATNCKHHYGVEKADIPAKYAETMDREFRKWMKWYGKKHAEYTLERGDFLSEEWRERIANTSVIFVNNFAFGPEVDHQLKERFANMKEGGRIVSSKPFAPLNFRINSRNLSDIGTIMRVVELSPLKGSVSWTGKPVSYYLHTIDRTILENYFSSLKNPKLREEQEAARRRQQRESKSNATTPTKAPEGKAAGPAEAPADSGAEDEKAGAAPVKKASPSKARKKKLSRKGRKMAGRRRGRPKKMSAVDAERKPRKSRAALDALQAPAAPATAPPSPQEAYRPPHSPFYQLPPGAQRLPPSPLLAAPTPPALQKLLESFKLQYLQFLAYTKTPQYKAGLQQLLLQEKEKKAQLVGTARQLLSHCQAQKEEIRRLFQQKLDELGVKALTYDDLIQAQKEISAHNQQLREQSEQLERDTWQLRSQSLQLLRARCEELKLDWATLSLEKLLKEKQALRSQISEKQRRCLELQISIVELEKSQRQQELLQLKSCVPPDDAVPLPLPLRGKGTLGREPEADPGRLHLDLDCAKLSLPHLSSMSPELSMNGHAAGYELCGALSRPPSKQNTPQYLASPLDQEVVPCTPSHSGRPRLDKLSALALPECARLSPASALLRRHPAQDPSGPARPAACEPPSRAEHARENGVAYPSPSLPGSAKLSPQDPRPPPSPGAVPLVGEKSSEKGVRERAYGSGGDTITSLPISIPLSTVQPNKLPVSIPLASVVLPSRAEKRSSPSPVPQPRDSASTLDKQIGANAHGAGSRGLALASTGFYAGSVAITGALGGSPAPLVPGVELAAFDEPCGSGGLFAAAGSRSATPQHPPLLAQPRTSGPASPAHQLAASPRLAGAAQGLLPDTGKGDPPCDAGFSEPESEAKRRAVFGVAAGPGSAKQSPSNKHSPLTCGPRGDSGQGHGQDSRKRGRRKRVSAGAGPASLGTGTSPKRRALPSVVGLFTASSGSPLNLSSMVSNINQPLEITAISSPENSLKSSPVPYADHDQPPVLKKERPLGAPNGAHYSPLTSDEEPGSEDEPGSARIERKIATISLESKSPPKNLENGGGLAGRKPTPASEPVSSGKWKSTFSPISDVSLTKSADSPLQASSALGQAALFAFRPALDDPVAADAKLAAHPRKSFAGSLSGADGHSPGTNPANGFALGSGLASELGLHGFGDGASLPHKGPSEANPFLSKRPPEGLGGPGKEPGEPAGPADKAGPPHGSRASKARDREPDSKNGHNLFISAAAVPPGSLLGGPGLVSAAPSAGSTAPASQAHHPFLGTFGPGAQFTMGPMSLQANLSSVAGSSVLQSLFGSVPAAAGLVHVSSAAARLTNSHTMGSFSSGVAGGAVGGVFNHAAPPASAHPFGARAGSGAVCGSAALGLGPLQAAADTRPPPPPPPLPPPQHLGRPPAGPPAAPHAPPPPPPPPNVALPPPPALLAANPEPALMQSLAPGPANPALLAPASAASLPPANTCLSVKLGPLPHKVSRPSFTVHHPPLPRLALAQAAPRLPQAGAAAPPALWVSLGMPPPYAARLAGVKPRADLA from the exons CTTTGAGAGCATGCAGAGGCTGTGTGACAAGTACAACCGCGCCATCGACAGCATCCACCAGCTG TGGAAGGGCACCACCCAGCCCATGAAGCTGAACACGCGGCCGTCCACCGGGCTGCTGCGGCACATCCTGCAGCAGGTGTACAACCACTCGGTGAGCGACCCCGAGAAGCTCAACAACTACGAGCCCTTCTCGCCCGAGGTGTACGGCGAGACCTCCTTCGACCTGGTGGCCCAGATGATCGACGAGATCAAGATGACGGAGGACGACCTCTTCGTGGACCTGGGCAGCG GCGTGGGCCAGGTCGTGCTCCAGGTCGCCGCGGCCACCAACTGCAAACATCACTATGGCGTCGAGAAAGCCGACATCCCAGCCAAGTACGCGGAG ACCATGGACCGAGAGTTCAGGAAGTGGATGAAATGGTATGGAAAAAAGCATGCAGAATACACA CTGGAAAGAGGAGACTTCCTCTCGGAAGAGTGGAGGGAGCGCATTGCCAACACGAG CGTCATCTTTGTGAACAACTTCGCCTTTGGTCCTGAGGTGGACCACCAGCTGAAGGAGCGGTTCGCGAACATGAAGGAAG GTGGCAGAATCGTGTCCTCGAAGCCCTTTGCGCCGCTGAACTTCAGGATCAACAGCAGGAACTTGAGCG ACATCGGCACGATCATGCGTGTGGTGGAGCTGTCGCCCCTGAAGGGCTCCGTGTCGTGGACGGGGAAGCCCGTGTCCTACTACCTGCACACGATCGACCGCACCATA CTTGAAAACTATTTTTCTAGTTTGAAAAACCCAAAACTCAGG gaggagcaggaggccgCCCGGCGCCGGCAGCAGCGGGAGAGCAAGAGCAACGCCACAACGCCCACCAAGGCCCCCGAGGGCAAGGCGGCCGGGCCTGCCGAGGCCCCCGCG GACTCGGGGGCCGAGGACGAGAAGGCGGGGGCGGCCCCCGTGAAGAAGGCCTCCCCCTCCAAGGCCCGGAAGAAGAAGCTGAGCAGGAAGGGCAGGAAGATGGCCGGCCGCAGGCGCGGGCGCCCCAAGAAGATGAGCGCCGTGGACGCGGAGCGCAAGCCCCGGAAGAGCCGCGCGGCGCTGGACGCCCTGCAGGCCCCGGCCGCGCCTGCCACCGCCCCCCCCTCGCCCCAGG AGGCGTACCGGCCCCCCCACAGCCCGTTCTACCAGCTACCTCCGGGCGCGCAGCGGCTGCCCCCCAGCCCGCTGCTCGCGGCACCCACCCCGCCCGCGCTGCAGAAGCTGCTAG agtcCTTCAAGCTGCAGTACCTGCAGTTCCTGGCCTACACCAAGACGCCGCAGTACAAGGccggcctgcagcagctgctgctccAGGAGAAG GAGAAGAAGGCGCAGCTCGTGGGCACGGCGCGGCAGCTCCTCAGCCACTGCCAGGCCCAGAAGGAGGAGATCCGCAGGCTGTTCCAGCAGAAGCTGGACGAG CTGGGGGTGAAGGCGCTGACCTACGACGACCTGATCCAGGCGCAGAAGGAGATCTCGGCGCACAACCAGCAGCTGCGGGAGCAGTCGGAGCAGCTGGAGCGCGACACCTGGCAGCTGCGGAGCCAGAGCCTGCAGCTG CTCAGGGCGCGCTGTGAGGAGCTGAAGCTGGACTGGGCCACGCTGTCGCTGGAGAAGCTGCTGAAGGAGAAGCAGGCGCTGCGCAGCCAGATCTCGGAGAAGCAGAGGCGctgcctggagctgcag ATCAGCATCGTGGAGCTGGAGAAGAGCCAGCGGCAGCAGGAGCTGCTGCAGCTCAAGTCCTGTGTGCCGCCCGACGACGccgtgcccctgcccctgcccctgcgtgggaAAGGCACGCTGGGCCGCGAGCCGGAAGCCGACCCCGGCCGGCTGCACCTGGACCTGGACTGCGCCAAGCTCTCCCTGCCTCACCTGAGCAGCATGAGCCCGGAGCTCTCCATGAACGGGCACGCGGCCGGCTACGAGCTGTGCGGCGCGCTGAGCCGGCCGCCGTCCAAGCAGAACACGCCCCAGTACCTGGCCTCGCCCCTGGACCAGGAGGTGGTGCCCTGCACGCCCAGCCACAGCGGCCGGCCGCGGCTGGACAAGCTCTCCGCCCTGGCCCTGCCCGAGTGCGCGAGGCTGTCCCCCGCCAGCGCACTGCTGCGAAGGCACCCGGCCCAGGACCCCTCGGGGCCTGCCAGGCCGGCCGCCTGCGAGCCGCCCTCACG AGCCGAGCACGCCAGGGAGAACGGCGTCGCCTACCCGAGCCCCAGCCTGCCCGGCAGCGCCAAGCTGAGCCCTCAGGACCCGCGGCCGCCGCCGTCCCCGGGGGCCGTGCCGCTTGTGGGGGAGAAGAGCAGTGAGAAG GGTGTGAGGGAGCGCGCCTACGGCAGCGGCGGAGACACCATCACCAGCCTGCCCATCAGCATCCCGCTCAGCACCGTGCAGCCCAACAAGCTCCCCGTCAGCATCCCCCTGGCCAGCGTGGTGCTGCCCAGCCGCGCCGAGAag aggagcagccccagccccgtgcCGCAGCCCCGAGACTCCGCGTCCACTCTCGACAAGCAGATCGGTGCTAACGCCCACGGCGCTGGGAGCAGAGGCCTCGCCCTGGCTTCCACAG GCTTCTACGCCGGCTCTGTGGCCATCACGGGGGCCCTGGGCGGGAGCCCGGCGCCGCTGGTCCCCGGAGTGGAGCTGGCCGCCTTTGACGAGCCCTGCGGCTCGGGCGGCCTCTTCGCGGCTGCGGGCTCCCGCAGCGCCACGCCGCAGCACCCGCCCCTGCTCGCCCAGCCCCGCACCTccggccccgcctccccggcCCACCAGCTCGCCGCCAGCCCCCGGCTCGCCGGGGCCGCCCAGGGCCTGCTCCCCGACACCGGCAAGGGAGACCCGCCCTGTGACGCCGGCTTCTCGGAGCCCGAGAGCGAGGCCAAGAGGAGAGCAGTGTTCGGCGTCGCGGCTGGGCCCGGCAGTGCCAAGCAGTCGCCCTCCAACAAGCACAGTCCTCTGACCTGCGGCCCCCGCGGGGACAGCGGGCAGGGCCACGGGCAGGACAGCCGCAAGCGCGGGCGCAGGAAGCGCGTGTCAGCCGGGGCCGGGCCGGCCAGCCTGGGCACAGGCACGTCTCCCAAGCGCCGGGCCCTGCCGTCCGTCGTGGGGCTCTTCACCGCGTCCTCAGGCTCCCCCCTCAACCTGAGCTCCATG GTCAGCAACATCAACCAGCCCCTGGAGATCACGGCCATCTCGTCCCCCGAGAACTCGCTCAAGAGCTCCCCGGTGCCCTACGCGGACCACGACCAGCCGCCCGTGCTGAAGAAGGAGCGGCCCCTGGGCGCCCCCAACGGCGCCCACTACTCCCCGCTCACCTCGGACGAGGAGCCGGGCTCCGAGGACGAGCCTGGCAGTGCTCG GATCGAGAGGAAGATCGCGACCATCTCCTTAGAGAGCAAGTCTCCCCCGAAGAACCTGGAGAACG GTGGCGGCCTGGCGGGGAGGAAGCCCACGCCCGCGAGCGAGCCGGTCAGCAGCGGCAAGTGGAAGTCCACCTTCTCGCCCATCTCCGACGTCAGCCTCACCAAGTCGGCCGACAGCCCGCTGCAGGCCAGCTCCGCCCTCGGCCAGGCCGCCCTGTTTGCGTTCCGACCGGCCCTGGACGACCCGGTGGCGGCCGATGCCAAACTGGCCGCGCACCCCAGGAAGAGCTTCGCCGGGTCCCTGTCGGGGGCCGACGGCCACAGCCCGGGCACCAACCCCGCCAACGGCTTCGCCCTGGGCTCGGGCCTGGCCTCGGAGCTCGGCCTGCACGGCTTCGGCGACGGCGCTTCCCTGCCCCACAAGGGCCCCTCGGAGGCCAACCCCTTCCTGAGCAAGAGGCCGCCGGAGGGCCTGGGCGGCCCGGGCAAGGAGCCGGGCGAGCCGGCGGGGCCCGCGGACAAGGCCGGCCCGCCGCACGGCAGCCGGGCCAGCAAGGCGCGCGACCGCGAGCCCGACAGCAAGAACGGCCACAACCTCTTCATCTCGGCGGCCGCCGTGCCCCCCGGGAGCCTGCTGGGCGGCCCCGGCCTCGTCTCGGCGGCGCCCTCCGCGGGCAGCACGGCTCCGGCCAGCCAGGCGCACCACCCGTTCCTGGGCACGTTCGGCCCGGGCGCGCAGTTCACCATGGGCCCCATGTCCCTGCAGGCCAACCTCAGCTCGGTGGCCGGCTCGTCCGTGCTGCAGTCCCTGTTTGGCTCCGTGCCGGCCGCCGCGGGCCTGGTGCACGTGTCTTCCGCCGCGGCCAGACTCACCAACTCGCACACTATGGGCAGCTTCTCCTCCGGGGTGGCAGGCGGAGCCGTTGGAG GTGTCTTTAACCACGCGGCGCCTCCCGCCTCTGCGCATCCGTTCGGAGCCCGTGCCGGCAGCGGGGCCGTGTGTGGCAGCGCCGCGCTGGGCCTGGGcccgctgcaggcggcggccgaCACTCGGCCGCCCCCTCCGCCTCccccgctgccccctccccagcacctgggccggcCCCCCGCGgggccgcccgccgccccgcacgccccgcctccgcctccgcctccgcctaaCGTGGCCTTGCCTCCTCCCCCCGCGCTGCTGGCCGCTAACCCCGAGCCCGCGCTAATGCAGAGCCTCGCGCCCGGCCCGGCTAACCCGGCGCTTCTCGCCCCCGCCTCCGCCGCCTCCCTGCCGCCCGCTAACACCTGTCTGTCTGTCAAGCTCGGCCCCCTCCCGCACAAGGTCTCCCGCCCCTCCTTCACGGTGCACCACCCGCCCCTGCCCCGGCTGGCCCTGGCGCAGGCCGCGCCCCGCCTCccgcaggccggcgccgcggccccgcccgcTCTGTGGGTTTCCCTTGGCATGCCGCCTCCTTATGCCGCGCGCCTCGCGGGGGTTAAGCCGCGTGCAGACCTTGCTTAG